In one Umezawaea sp. Da 62-37 genomic region, the following are encoded:
- a CDS encoding TIGR02680 family protein — protein sequence MTLERDRWRLHRGGIVNVWQYTEQTFDFSGGRAIFQGTNGSGKSRTLELLLPLCLDGDLRQVGSKGFDTVSVRRLMLDDYDGGPNRIGYAWIELRRVVDGVEEFLTCGLGVKASRTSQAITDSWRFITPARVGRDLHLAGHERIPLGPVHLREAIGADCVLEDAAFRAKIAETVYGVPAARYGDLLHLQRTLRNPDVGLKVLEGQLEQILSDALPPLDQTMVEQLATSFDDLESIRENITRLSSADAALGTFLKTYSDYAFGGLRTSSERLRAAEEAVRKLARECAKLEGNLERTRAARTEAESAQTALETGEGQAEETIAALKELPAFRDLQDLQTREKLVAEKRSSAIAALEMANRQRLQEDGAVEAVLRSLRRLQEDLGSADELTEPLRQQLRAAGLDAASAPVVPKVPHAEATTVTEQVRAKPDPEAEPLPVDRRVPPTAATETVLTGLADAAEATARIASTARQRGALALALHERAGGLDQERQRVEVLRQKAKDALAAATEAGSLRDREGQELAAVARTWLDHVERWCGTGPLADGLPDRAFELPGTVDPEVARAVTAAAREWTSPLVRAARDAAHAFTLQRTDLRGRIDGLDAELAALRSGGERVPEAGRYVAADRDPLTGTPFYRLVDFRPDVDEAGRAGLESALQASGLLDAWVTGDGSAVADDVVATARPAVDGPSLASVLVPAVEPGSAVGADVVAALLAAVSLDSGDALALSTDGRWQAGVLGGAWRKPAAEFIGAGARESARRRRIGELEDELTGLRHGLGLAEDELASARDLVARWEAHLDGFPSDGELIAKHSREQAARESADRAQARARGLRAELDEAQARGEASRGELVRQAGEAGLPAETEGLRQSQQAAGEAQRTADRLGDLLRRQCQGAVTDLTDATHRYHAAGEDRVAAETDAEARCVDYATQAATLAELTEAIGGEAREIADQLGSLESSRRKLREDLKGMREQVASSREQAAKLEAQLDGARERHGSAEADRTRVAEQFKATVEAPGILVAALPDVEGDLDAVQEAIAAAGDRRGAGEATVITRLQALQTSLASSHDIAAEQHAGLLTVTVTGEEGTRPVAVAARQVTAKLGEQRGFLDERYQGIFADYLIRDLAEWLRGQIAVAEDLCKRMNDVLGKARSSQGVHVKLSWKSSSALDEETRQALALVRLPYADRTPEQDATLRRVFTERIEAERDSDTGGYAEILSRALDYRTWHQFTVTVGDTGPDGNPRERRLKQLSSGETRLISYVTLFAAAASFYDAVSSGSESFDPLRLVLLDEAFERLDDPTIARMLGLLVDLDMDWVITWPSGWGVSDRIPRMHIYDVLRPRNGRGVACTQTTWDGAALDRVDP from the coding sequence GTGACGCTCGAGCGGGACAGGTGGCGGCTGCACCGCGGCGGCATCGTCAACGTGTGGCAGTACACCGAGCAGACGTTCGACTTCTCCGGTGGGCGGGCGATCTTCCAGGGCACCAACGGGTCCGGCAAGTCGCGGACCCTGGAACTGCTGCTGCCGCTGTGCCTGGACGGCGACCTGCGCCAGGTCGGGTCCAAGGGCTTCGACACGGTCAGCGTCCGGCGGCTCATGCTCGACGACTACGACGGCGGCCCGAACCGGATCGGCTACGCGTGGATCGAGCTGCGCCGGGTGGTCGACGGGGTCGAGGAGTTCCTGACCTGCGGGCTCGGCGTGAAGGCGTCCAGGACGTCGCAGGCGATCACCGACTCGTGGCGGTTCATCACCCCGGCCCGCGTCGGCCGCGACCTGCACCTGGCGGGCCACGAGCGGATCCCGCTCGGCCCGGTGCACCTGCGCGAGGCCATCGGCGCGGACTGCGTGCTGGAGGACGCCGCGTTCCGCGCGAAGATCGCCGAGACGGTGTACGGCGTGCCCGCCGCCCGGTACGGCGACCTGCTGCACCTCCAGCGGACGCTGCGCAACCCCGACGTCGGCCTGAAGGTGCTCGAGGGGCAGCTGGAGCAGATCCTGTCCGACGCGCTGCCGCCGCTGGACCAGACGATGGTCGAGCAGCTGGCGACGTCGTTCGACGACCTGGAGTCGATCCGGGAGAACATCACCCGGTTGTCGTCCGCGGACGCCGCGCTCGGCACGTTCCTCAAGACCTACTCCGACTACGCGTTCGGCGGGTTGCGCACGTCGTCCGAACGGCTGCGCGCGGCCGAGGAGGCCGTGCGCAAGCTCGCGCGCGAGTGCGCGAAGCTCGAGGGGAACCTGGAGCGGACGCGGGCCGCGCGCACCGAGGCGGAGAGCGCCCAGACGGCGTTGGAGACCGGTGAGGGCCAGGCCGAGGAGACCATCGCCGCGCTGAAGGAACTGCCGGCGTTCCGCGACCTCCAGGACCTCCAGACGCGCGAGAAGCTGGTGGCGGAGAAGCGATCGTCGGCGATCGCGGCACTGGAGATGGCGAACAGGCAGCGGCTCCAGGAGGACGGCGCGGTCGAGGCCGTGCTGCGGTCGTTGCGGCGCTTGCAGGAGGACCTGGGGTCGGCCGACGAGCTGACCGAGCCGCTGCGGCAGCAGCTGCGCGCGGCCGGGCTGGACGCGGCGTCGGCGCCGGTCGTGCCGAAGGTCCCGCACGCCGAGGCGACGACGGTGACCGAGCAGGTCAGGGCGAAGCCGGACCCGGAGGCGGAGCCGCTGCCGGTCGACCGGCGGGTGCCCCCGACTGCCGCGACCGAGACCGTGCTGACGGGTCTGGCGGACGCGGCGGAGGCGACCGCGCGGATCGCGTCGACCGCCCGGCAGCGCGGGGCGCTCGCGCTCGCGCTGCACGAGCGGGCCGGTGGGCTGGACCAGGAGCGGCAGCGGGTCGAGGTGCTGCGGCAGAAGGCGAAGGACGCGCTGGCCGCCGCGACCGAGGCGGGTTCGCTGCGCGACCGGGAGGGCCAGGAGCTGGCGGCGGTGGCGCGGACGTGGCTGGACCACGTCGAGCGCTGGTGCGGCACCGGGCCGCTGGCCGACGGGCTGCCGGACCGCGCGTTCGAGCTGCCGGGGACCGTGGACCCGGAGGTCGCCCGCGCGGTGACCGCCGCGGCGCGCGAGTGGACCTCTCCCCTGGTCCGGGCGGCCCGCGACGCGGCGCACGCGTTCACCTTGCAGCGCACCGACCTGCGCGGCCGCATCGACGGGCTGGACGCCGAACTGGCCGCGTTGCGGTCGGGCGGGGAGCGGGTGCCCGAGGCAGGCCGTTACGTCGCCGCGGACCGCGACCCGCTGACCGGCACGCCGTTCTACCGGCTGGTCGACTTCCGGCCCGACGTGGACGAGGCCGGGCGCGCGGGCCTGGAGTCCGCGTTGCAGGCCAGCGGTCTGCTCGACGCCTGGGTGACCGGCGACGGGTCCGCGGTGGCCGACGACGTCGTGGCCACCGCCCGCCCGGCGGTCGACGGCCCGTCGCTGGCGTCCGTGCTGGTGCCTGCCGTGGAACCCGGTTCGGCGGTGGGCGCGGACGTGGTCGCCGCGCTGCTGGCGGCGGTGTCGCTGGACTCCGGTGACGCGCTCGCGCTGTCCACCGACGGGCGCTGGCAAGCAGGTGTGCTCGGCGGCGCGTGGCGCAAGCCTGCCGCGGAGTTCATCGGCGCCGGCGCGCGGGAGTCCGCCCGGCGGCGGCGGATCGGCGAGCTGGAGGACGAGCTGACCGGACTGCGCCACGGGTTGGGCTTGGCCGAGGACGAACTGGCCTCCGCACGCGACCTGGTCGCGCGGTGGGAGGCGCACCTGGACGGGTTCCCGTCCGACGGCGAGCTGATCGCCAAGCACAGCCGCGAGCAGGCCGCGCGCGAGTCGGCCGACCGGGCGCAGGCGCGGGCCCGTGGGCTGCGGGCCGAACTGGACGAGGCGCAGGCCCGCGGCGAGGCCTCGCGGGGCGAGCTGGTCCGGCAGGCGGGCGAGGCCGGGCTGCCCGCCGAGACCGAGGGGCTGCGGCAGTCGCAGCAGGCCGCGGGTGAGGCGCAGCGGACGGCGGACCGGCTCGGCGACCTGCTGCGCAGGCAGTGCCAGGGCGCCGTCACGGACCTGACCGACGCGACCCACCGCTACCACGCGGCGGGCGAGGACCGGGTGGCCGCCGAGACCGACGCCGAGGCCAGGTGCGTCGACTACGCGACCCAGGCCGCGACGCTGGCCGAGCTGACCGAGGCGATCGGCGGGGAGGCGCGGGAGATCGCGGACCAGCTGGGTTCGCTGGAGTCGTCGCGGCGCAAGCTCCGCGAGGACCTCAAGGGCATGCGGGAGCAGGTCGCGTCGTCACGCGAGCAGGCCGCGAAGCTGGAGGCCCAGCTCGACGGGGCGCGCGAGCGGCACGGGTCGGCCGAGGCGGACCGGACGCGGGTGGCCGAGCAGTTCAAGGCCACCGTCGAGGCGCCGGGCATCCTGGTCGCGGCGCTGCCCGACGTGGAGGGCGACCTGGACGCGGTCCAGGAGGCCATCGCGGCGGCGGGCGACCGCCGGGGCGCGGGCGAGGCGACCGTGATCACCAGGCTCCAGGCGTTGCAGACCTCGCTGGCGAGCAGCCACGACATCGCCGCCGAGCAGCACGCCGGGCTGCTGACCGTGACGGTGACCGGCGAGGAGGGCACCCGGCCGGTGGCCGTGGCCGCCCGGCAGGTCACCGCGAAGCTCGGCGAGCAGCGCGGGTTCCTCGACGAGCGCTACCAGGGGATCTTCGCCGACTACCTGATCCGCGACCTGGCCGAGTGGCTGCGCGGGCAGATCGCGGTGGCCGAGGACCTGTGCAAGCGGATGAACGACGTGCTCGGCAAGGCGCGGTCCAGCCAGGGCGTGCACGTGAAGCTGTCGTGGAAGTCGTCGTCGGCGTTGGACGAGGAGACGCGGCAGGCGTTGGCGCTGGTCAGGCTGCCGTACGCGGACCGCACGCCGGAGCAGGACGCGACGCTGCGGCGGGTGTTCACCGAGCGGATCGAAGCCGAGCGGGACAGCGACACCGGCGGTTACGCGGAAATCCTGTCGCGGGCGCTGGACTACCGGACGTGGCACCAGTTCACCGTGACCGTGGGCGACACCGGCCCGGACGGCAACCCGCGCGAACGGCGGCTCAAGCAGCTGTCGTCGGGTGAGACCCGGCTGATCTCGTACGTGACCCTGTTCGCCGCCGCCGCCTCGTTCTACGACGCGGTCAGCAGCGGCTCGGAGTCGTTCGACCCGCTGCGGCTCGTGCTGCTCGACGAGGCGTTCGAACGGCTGGACGACCCCACGATCGCCCGGATGCTCGGGCTGCTGGTCGACCTGGACATGGACTGGGTCATCACCTGGCCCAGCGGGTGGGGGGTCTCCGACCGCATTCCCCGCATGCACATCTACGACGTCCTGCGTCCCCGCAACGGACGTGGGGTGGCCTGCACCCAGACGACCTGGGACGGAGCGGCATTGGACCGGGTGGATCCGTAG
- a CDS encoding TIGR02678 family protein — protein sequence MSTALDDLPDIDAANVVRCARTLLRRPLLRGDGPDGELLTLVYRHRFALQDLFAGLLGYRLVVERRFARLYKSGPGVDDTRGVPGTSPRAYAYLALTLAVLTGVGRQTLLSRLVSDVRSAAVEAGIEVVDDVVDRRALTAALRHLVSLGVLHETEGQVGADVQTEALITIDTDLLGQLLTGPVAEADSPSRLVELAARPGPRGIEHAVRRRLVETPLVLYADLPAEQADWLRRNQRKESVLLEKCFGLYTESRLEGVLAADPEDYLTDMYFPGSSTVARIALLALPSLLELEYDGDDEPVMRSDGRHFVTPVRLREVCDRLVEDYPAAWSKQIVEDGAKLVDEVTDLLRRMGLAVPTEGGWLVNPAAHRWIPDPDGDPEREVAAPAPIEPEVPGWSLFDEEIVS from the coding sequence ATGAGCACCGCCCTGGACGACCTCCCCGACATCGACGCCGCGAACGTGGTGCGGTGCGCGCGCACGCTGCTGCGCCGACCGCTGCTGCGCGGCGACGGCCCGGACGGTGAGCTGCTGACGCTGGTGTACCGGCACCGGTTCGCGTTGCAGGACCTGTTCGCGGGTCTGCTCGGCTACCGGCTGGTGGTGGAGCGGCGGTTCGCGCGGCTCTACAAGTCCGGACCGGGCGTGGACGACACCCGCGGTGTGCCGGGGACGTCGCCGCGGGCGTACGCCTACCTGGCGTTGACGCTGGCCGTGCTGACCGGTGTCGGCAGGCAGACCCTCCTGTCCCGCCTGGTGTCCGACGTCCGGTCGGCCGCCGTGGAGGCGGGCATCGAGGTCGTGGACGACGTGGTGGACCGGCGGGCGCTGACGGCCGCGCTGCGGCACCTGGTGTCGCTGGGCGTGCTGCACGAGACCGAGGGCCAGGTCGGCGCGGACGTGCAGACGGAGGCGCTGATCACGATCGACACGGACCTGCTGGGCCAGCTGCTGACCGGCCCGGTGGCCGAGGCCGACTCGCCGTCGCGGCTGGTGGAGCTGGCCGCCCGGCCGGGGCCGCGCGGGATCGAGCACGCGGTGCGGCGCAGGCTGGTCGAGACGCCGCTGGTGCTCTACGCGGACCTGCCCGCCGAGCAGGCCGACTGGCTGCGGCGCAACCAGCGCAAGGAGTCCGTGCTGCTGGAGAAGTGCTTCGGGCTCTACACCGAGTCGCGGCTGGAGGGCGTGCTCGCGGCCGACCCGGAGGACTACCTGACGGACATGTACTTCCCCGGTTCGTCGACGGTCGCGCGGATCGCGCTGCTCGCGCTGCCGTCGTTGCTGGAACTGGAGTACGACGGCGACGACGAGCCGGTCATGCGCTCCGACGGGCGGCACTTCGTGACGCCGGTGCGGTTGCGCGAGGTGTGCGACCGGCTCGTCGAGGACTACCCGGCCGCGTGGTCGAAGCAGATCGTGGAGGACGGCGCCAAGCTGGTCGACGAGGTCACGGACCTGTTGCGCCGCATGGGCTTGGCCGTCCCCACCGAAGGCGGGTGGCTGGTGAACCCGGCCGCGCACCGCTGGATCCCGGACCCCGACGGCGACCCCGAACGCGAGGTCGCCGCCCCCGCCCCGATCGAGCCCGAGGTACCGGGCTGGTCGTTGTTCGACGAGGAGATCGTGTCGTGA
- a CDS encoding DUF2397 domain-containing protein, producing the protein MEPAGRLKLYAYLDARDYQRTYLAIMRLFTSTLLADLSAGEVAGALAGAERLGAVDAGESRIENVINRLKQLVEWGNLVQGRREVVAASIAEFQHGSVRYQVSKLAVRVQRDVDQLLRVPEGAREVSRELLPAIERGLGELGGALSEALVTGESRRSREVLAERVTTVFLQHAELAATVRDFYAYLGQVVTRHHLAPEEISGFRNLLVEYIQMVVEDVLRHTPAIADALAGLAKARGELLRLLGGTDGLGGDVERARGRSAADWQELAGWFVDRPGYPSQVTALREATARAIGSLLASVKRATSGGGLLPGRRAELLKLASWFDSGTREQGHELYAAAFGLYSARHVLPAPEHDSDNERTPWRDGPVRDVTVSVRSRGDRGARGRTSRIMDDPITEQSLLAQAREADEQRAASVAELAAAAPRLGSTTLSGDALGVLCELLTLAMAQRESAADSGSAADPVRGLRVTVDHALGETTKITSKAGTLTLHDARLALSE; encoded by the coding sequence GTGGAACCCGCCGGCCGCCTGAAGCTCTACGCGTACCTCGACGCACGCGACTACCAGCGCACCTACCTGGCGATCATGCGGTTGTTCACCTCCACGCTGCTGGCCGACCTGTCCGCGGGCGAGGTCGCGGGCGCGCTCGCGGGGGCCGAGCGGCTGGGCGCCGTCGACGCGGGCGAGTCCCGGATCGAGAACGTCATCAACCGGCTCAAGCAGCTCGTGGAGTGGGGGAACCTGGTCCAGGGGCGGCGCGAGGTGGTGGCGGCGAGCATCGCGGAGTTCCAGCACGGCAGCGTCCGGTACCAGGTGAGCAAGCTCGCGGTGCGGGTGCAGCGGGACGTGGACCAGCTGCTGCGGGTGCCCGAGGGCGCCCGCGAGGTGTCGCGGGAGCTGCTGCCCGCGATCGAGCGCGGCCTGGGCGAGCTGGGCGGCGCGCTGTCCGAGGCGCTGGTCACCGGCGAGAGCAGGCGGTCGCGGGAGGTGCTGGCCGAGCGGGTGACGACGGTGTTCCTCCAGCACGCCGAGTTGGCCGCCACGGTGCGCGACTTCTACGCCTACCTGGGCCAGGTCGTGACGCGGCACCACCTGGCGCCCGAGGAGATCTCCGGGTTCCGCAACCTGCTCGTCGAGTACATCCAGATGGTCGTCGAGGACGTGCTGCGGCACACCCCCGCCATCGCGGACGCCCTCGCTGGCCTGGCCAAGGCGCGCGGCGAGCTGCTGCGGCTGCTCGGCGGCACGGACGGGCTGGGCGGCGACGTGGAACGGGCGCGCGGCCGGTCTGCGGCCGACTGGCAGGAGCTGGCGGGCTGGTTCGTCGACCGCCCCGGCTACCCGAGCCAGGTCACGGCGCTGCGCGAGGCGACGGCCCGCGCGATCGGGTCGCTGCTGGCGTCGGTGAAGCGCGCGACCTCCGGCGGCGGGTTGCTGCCCGGCCGTCGGGCGGAGTTGCTGAAGCTCGCGTCCTGGTTCGACTCGGGCACCCGCGAGCAGGGGCACGAGCTGTACGCGGCGGCGTTCGGGCTGTACTCCGCGCGGCACGTGCTGCCCGCGCCGGAGCACGACAGCGACAACGAGCGCACACCGTGGCGCGACGGGCCGGTGCGGGACGTGACCGTGAGCGTCCGCAGCCGGGGCGACCGGGGCGCGCGCGGCCGGACGTCGCGGATCATGGACGACCCGATCACCGAGCAGTCGCTGCTGGCGCAGGCCCGCGAGGCCGACGAGCAGCGGGCCGCGTCGGTGGCCGAGCTGGCCGCCGCCGCGCCGCGGCTCGGCTCGACGACGCTGTCCGGCGACGCGCTGGGCGTGCTGTGCGAGCTGCTGACGCTGGCGATGGCGCAGCGGGAGAGCGCGGCGGACTCCGGGTCGGCGGCGGACCCGGTGCGCGGGCTGCGGGTCACCGTGGACCACGCGCTGGGCGAGACCACGAAGATCACCTCGAAGGCCGGCACCTTGACGTTGCACGACGCGCGGTTGGCTTTGAGCGAATGA
- a CDS encoding cobalamin biosynthesis protein: MGVGRAAGLLLGVAADAVFGDPRRHHPVAVFGRAAGATERTTYRDSRTAGARHTALLTGGVLVLGVAVERMGGRSELVKALTTAAATWVVLGGSSLAKEGTAMGRELDGGDLEAARARLPNLCGREPAALDTLALARATVESVAENTSDAVVAPLLWGAVAGVPGLLAYRAVNTLDAMIGHKSDRYLRFGWAAARLDDLANLVPARAAALLTVVAAPVVGGSAAEAWEVWRRDASAHPSPNAGQVEAAFAGALEIRLGGRTVYSYGAEDRAVLGHGRNPDAGHVTRAVELSRVVGALSALLAAGLALFARRRQH, translated from the coding sequence TTGGGCGTGGGACGAGCGGCGGGTTTGCTGCTGGGTGTGGCCGCCGACGCGGTCTTCGGCGACCCGCGGCGGCACCACCCGGTCGCGGTCTTCGGCCGTGCCGCGGGGGCGACCGAGCGGACCACCTACCGCGACAGCCGCACGGCGGGCGCCCGGCACACGGCGCTGCTCACCGGCGGCGTGCTGGTGCTGGGCGTGGCCGTGGAGCGGATGGGCGGGCGCAGCGAGCTGGTCAAGGCGCTGACCACGGCCGCCGCGACCTGGGTCGTGCTCGGCGGCTCGTCGCTGGCCAAGGAGGGCACCGCCATGGGCCGCGAGCTCGACGGCGGCGACCTGGAGGCCGCCCGCGCCCGGCTGCCCAACCTGTGCGGGCGCGAACCCGCCGCCCTGGACACGCTGGCGCTGGCCAGGGCGACCGTGGAGTCCGTGGCGGAGAACACGTCCGACGCCGTGGTCGCCCCGCTGCTGTGGGGCGCCGTGGCGGGCGTGCCCGGCCTGCTGGCCTACCGCGCGGTGAACACCCTGGACGCCATGATCGGCCACAAGTCGGACCGCTACCTGCGCTTCGGCTGGGCCGCCGCCCGCCTCGACGACCTCGCCAACCTGGTCCCCGCCCGCGCAGCCGCCCTGCTCACCGTCGTCGCCGCGCCGGTCGTCGGCGGTTCGGCCGCGGAGGCGTGGGAGGTCTGGCGCCGCGACGCCTCGGCCCACCCCAGCCCCAACGCGGGCCAGGTGGAGGCGGCGTTCGCGGGGGCGCTGGAGATCCGCCTCGGCGGTCGCACGGTGTACTCCTACGGCGCCGAGGACCGCGCGGTGCTCGGCCACGGCCGCAACCCCGACGCGGGGCACGTGACCAGGGCCGTCGAGCTGTCGAGGGTGGTCGGCGCGCTGTCCGCGCTGCTAGCGGCCGGCCTGGCGCTGTTCGCCCGACGCCGCCAGCACTGA
- a CDS encoding SURF1 family cytochrome oxidase biogenesis protein, producing MRFRFLLRPGWLALTLAVWVFAGACFTMLMPWQFGRNDERVAQNDALTTAMKSEPVPVGTVLDRPNSEIEWHKVSLTGKFLPAGEAVARLRTVQGEAAFEVVTPFLLDSGQTVLVDRGYLRPASGVSVPDVAAPPTTRVTTVAWVRAGENDNRDAFTEDGRRQVYAINSAVVGRAAGLDIRPGYFQLSEGQPGVLDALPLPRMESGPFFSYALQWIAFGVMAIGGWAYFSWREIQPGGALTEPRPRRKTVAEMLAEDEAGTGLEAGSGSVLAASGEQRQAGR from the coding sequence GTGCGGTTCCGGTTCTTGTTGCGACCAGGTTGGCTGGCGTTGACGCTGGCCGTCTGGGTGTTCGCGGGCGCCTGCTTCACGATGCTTATGCCCTGGCAGTTCGGGCGCAACGACGAGCGCGTGGCGCAGAACGACGCCCTGACGACGGCGATGAAGTCGGAGCCGGTGCCGGTCGGCACCGTGCTGGACCGCCCCAACTCCGAGATCGAGTGGCACAAGGTGTCGCTCACCGGGAAGTTCCTCCCCGCGGGCGAGGCCGTGGCCAGGCTGCGGACCGTGCAGGGCGAGGCCGCCTTCGAGGTCGTGACGCCGTTCCTGCTGGACAGCGGGCAGACGGTGCTGGTGGACCGCGGTTACCTGCGCCCCGCCAGCGGCGTGAGCGTGCCCGACGTCGCCGCCCCGCCCACCACGCGGGTCACGACGGTGGCGTGGGTGCGGGCCGGTGAGAACGACAACCGGGACGCGTTCACCGAGGACGGCCGCAGGCAGGTCTACGCGATCAACTCCGCCGTCGTCGGCCGGGCCGCGGGGCTGGACATCCGGCCCGGCTACTTCCAGCTCTCCGAGGGCCAGCCCGGTGTGCTCGACGCGCTGCCGCTGCCGCGGATGGAGTCCGGGCCGTTCTTCTCCTACGCGTTGCAGTGGATCGCGTTCGGCGTGATGGCGATCGGCGGCTGGGCGTACTTCAGCTGGCGCGAGATCCAGCCGGGCGGCGCGCTCACCGAGCCCCGGCCCAGGCGGAAGACGGTCGCCGAGATGCTGGCCGAGGACGAGGCCGGGACGGGGCTCGAGGCCGGGTCCGGGTCAGTGCTGGCGGCGTCGGGCGAACAGCGCCAGGCCGGCCGCTAG
- a CDS encoding DUF1349 domain-containing protein, with protein sequence MDEWFNEPAKWSAGPEGELFVTADPDTDLWRTTHYGYDRDTAHIRGQWLSGDFTITTTFTGDYTEQFDQAGLALRIDAENWVKAGVEWVDGGFHLSTVVTRGFSDWSMTPVAAVDRVAFSVERAGDAVTVRYGLGDDEPTAMLRFGYFPPAVPVLAGVMVAAPSGRGFEARFGRTLVSR encoded by the coding sequence ATGGACGAGTGGTTCAACGAGCCCGCGAAGTGGTCGGCCGGACCGGAGGGCGAGCTGTTCGTCACAGCCGACCCGGACACCGACCTCTGGCGCACCACCCACTACGGGTACGACCGGGACACCGCGCACATCCGCGGGCAGTGGCTGTCGGGCGACTTCACGATCACCACGACGTTCACCGGCGACTACACCGAGCAGTTCGACCAGGCCGGTCTCGCGCTGCGGATCGACGCGGAGAACTGGGTCAAGGCCGGGGTCGAGTGGGTGGACGGCGGGTTCCACCTCAGCACCGTGGTGACCAGGGGCTTCTCCGACTGGTCGATGACCCCGGTGGCGGCGGTCGACCGGGTGGCGTTCTCCGTCGAACGGGCGGGCGACGCGGTGACCGTGCGGTACGGGCTCGGCGACGACGAGCCGACGGCCATGCTGCGGTTCGGGTACTTCCCGCCCGCCGTGCCGGTCCTGGCCGGGGTCATGGTGGCGGCGCCGAGCGGCCGGGGGTTCGAGGCGCGGTTCGGGCGGACCCTCGTCAGCCGCTGA
- a CDS encoding SDR family oxidoreductase yields MASGLSGSTALVTGATSGIGRAVAVLLAERGAHVVVAGRDVGRGDAVVAAIRAAGGKADFAASDLGDADAVRALARRAVDLGGGHVDVLVNNAGVFPAGPTAATTADEIDSVFAVNVRAPFILTAELAPAMAARGHGAVVNVLTMVARFGVAGMALYGSSKAALLLLTKSWAAEFGPGGVRVNAVSPGPTRTEGTAVFGDRLDQLASLAPAGRPAAPEEIAAAIAYLAGDGASFVQGAVLDVDGGRHAT; encoded by the coding sequence GTGGCGAGCGGTCTTTCCGGGTCCACCGCGCTGGTCACCGGCGCCACCAGCGGCATCGGGCGGGCGGTGGCGGTGCTGCTCGCCGAGCGCGGCGCGCACGTGGTCGTCGCGGGTCGGGACGTCGGGCGCGGGGACGCGGTCGTCGCCGCGATCCGCGCCGCGGGCGGCAAGGCGGACTTCGCCGCGAGCGACCTCGGTGACGCCGACGCCGTCCGGGCGCTGGCCCGCCGGGCCGTGGACCTCGGTGGTGGGCACGTGGACGTGCTGGTCAACAACGCAGGCGTGTTCCCGGCGGGGCCGACCGCGGCGACCACGGCCGACGAGATCGACTCCGTGTTCGCGGTCAACGTGCGGGCGCCGTTCATCCTGACCGCCGAGCTGGCTCCGGCGATGGCCGCGCGCGGTCACGGGGCCGTGGTCAACGTGCTGACCATGGTCGCCCGGTTCGGCGTGGCGGGAATGGCGCTGTACGGGTCGAGCAAGGCGGCGCTGCTGCTGCTCACGAAGTCGTGGGCGGCGGAGTTCGGGCCCGGTGGGGTGCGGGTCAACGCGGTCAGCCCCGGTCCGACCCGCACGGAGGGCACCGCGGTGTTCGGCGACCGGCTCGACCAGCTCGCCTCGCTCGCCCCCGCCGGGCGGCCCGCGGCGCCCGAGGAGATCGCCGCCGCCATCGCCTACCTCGCGGGCGACGGGGCGTCGTTCGTCCAGGGCGCGGTCCTGGACGTCGACGGGGGACGTCACGCGACTTGA
- a CDS encoding alpha/beta fold hydrolase, with translation MLPGIAPSVVGMSTYVLLPGFWLGAWAWRAVAADLRGRGHDVHALSLTGLGERAHLARPDTDLETHVTDVLNLIRYEDLHDVVLVGHSYAGAVVVPSVADRVPERISRLVFIDSGPLPDGMSQSEFAPPAEQEQNAGLVGDGWRLPPPDWAELAADVPGVTKEAVERLVELSVPQPWATATSPVRLTGAWEELPRLHVLCSFDLEQLQARVGSSPAFRHMADDGLAFRELLSWHWPMVNRAAELAAILDEAV, from the coding sequence ATGCTGCCCGGTATTGCTCCTAGCGTCGTCGGCATGTCGACTTACGTACTTCTCCCGGGGTTCTGGCTCGGGGCTTGGGCCTGGCGAGCGGTGGCCGCTGACCTGCGTGGACGCGGTCATGACGTGCACGCGCTGAGCTTGACGGGGTTGGGTGAGCGGGCGCACTTGGCGCGGCCGGACACCGATCTCGAAACGCATGTCACCGATGTGTTGAACCTGATCCGCTACGAGGACCTGCACGACGTGGTGCTGGTCGGGCACAGCTACGCGGGAGCCGTGGTGGTGCCGAGCGTGGCCGACCGGGTGCCGGAGCGGATCTCCAGGCTCGTGTTCATCGACAGCGGGCCGCTGCCGGACGGGATGTCGCAGAGCGAGTTCGCGCCGCCCGCGGAGCAGGAGCAGAACGCCGGACTGGTGGGTGACGGCTGGCGGTTGCCGCCGCCGGACTGGGCGGAGCTGGCCGCCGACGTGCCGGGGGTGACCAAGGAGGCCGTGGAGCGGCTGGTGGAGCTGTCGGTGCCGCAGCCGTGGGCCACCGCGACGTCCCCGGTCCGGTTGACCGGGGCGTGGGAGGAGCTGCCGCGCCTGCACGTGCTGTGCAGCTTCGATCTGGAGCAGCTCCAGGCCAGGGTGGGCAGCTCCCCCGCGTTCCGGCACATGGCCGACGACGGGCTGGCCTTCCGCGAGCTGCTCAGCTGGCATTGGCCCATGGTCAACCGGGCCGCGGAACTGGCCGCGATCCTGGACGAGGCGGTCTGA